The Podospora pseudocomata strain CBS 415.72m chromosome 1 map unlocalized CBS415.72m_1, whole genome shotgun sequence genome has a segment encoding these proteins:
- a CDS encoding uncharacterized protein (COG:D; EggNog:ENOG503NUQR), translating to MSSSNNFDRYRPPREAPAHPPKPPFIAEYNNTSQSSSPATTGRRREGGGGVPPAVPSPPVYSSRTSPPPPRPLRSAPSPAMSSPQRSQQQRREQWLFTLDEVKSTPSIMDGLPIGEERLRRAKGVNFIYQAGMLLELPQITIWVAAVFFHRFYMRYSMVEQNGGIHHYNIAATSLFLANKTEENCRKTKDLIIAVAKVAQKNTKLIIDEQSKEYWRWRDSILAFEEIMLETLTFDLMINNPYGEIFDLLGELDLIKSHKLRDGVWAFCNDACLTVLPLVLSTREVAISAIFFSATVNKVQIGDVRGQSWWVYLGGTEEMAALGVNLMCEFYRENPLRKQEKRPPSPEFRLESTRRRGDVAFGLGGMMEVDSPGTGTPTPVGTDRAGTQSPGRGRVNGNGVVKEEEGRVKREGSSSAEERRAAAVRASVENGDSDAALKAAANELGVHENGDGGGGGLVSPGPMLAAIKRKSAELEDAVDAAEREAKKIKLQDDEDEGEIKGS from the exons ATGTCTTCTTCCAACAACTTTGACCGATACCGACCACCAAGAGAAGCACCCGCTCACCCGCCAAAACCGCCGTTTATCGCAGAGTACAACAACACTTCGCAGTCATCATCGCCTGCTACTACTGGGAGAAGGcgcgagggaggaggaggagtgccGCCTGCTGTACCGTCACCCCCGGTTTATTCCTCCAGgacatcgccgccgccgccgcgaccGCTGCGGAGCGCCCCCTCGCCTGCCATGTCTAGCCCGCAGAggtcgcagcagcagaggagggagcagTGGCTGTTCACGCTGGACGAGGTGAAGAGCACGCCAAGCATCATGGACGGGCTGCcgattggggaggagaggttgaggagggcgaaggGGGTGAATTTTATTTACCAGGCGGGCATGTTGCTGGAGCTGCCGCAGATTACGATttgggtggcggcggtgttttTTCATCGGTTTTATATGCGGTATAGCATGGTTGAGCAGAATGGGGGCATACATCACTAT AATATCGCCGCCACGTCGTTGTTTTTGGCGAATAAGACGGAGGAAAACTGCCGCAAGACGAAGGACTTGATCATTGCTGTCGCCAAGGTGGCTCAGAAGAACACCAAGCTGATTATTGATGAGCAATCGAAGGAGTACTGGCGGTGGCGGGATTCGATCCTTGCGTTTGAGGAGATCATGCTCGAGACGCTTACCTTCGATCTCATGATCAATAACCCCTACGGCGAGATTTTTGACCTGCTGGGGGAGCTGGATCTGATCAAAAGCCACAAGCTGCGGGATGGCGTCTGGGCTTTTTGCAACGACGCGTGTCTGACGGTGctgccgttggtgttgagcacGAGGGAGGTGGCCATCTCAGCGATTTTCTTCTCGGCGACGGTGAACAAAGTGCAGATTGGGGATGTGAGGGGCCAGAGCTGGTGGGTGTACTTGGgggggacggaggagatggcggcgTTGGGGGTGAATTTGATGTGTGAGTTTTATAGGGAGAACCCGCTGCggaagcaggagaagcgTCCTCCCAGTCCGGAGTTTAGGCTGGAGAgcacgaggaggaggggagatgtggcttttgggcttggggggatgatggaggttGATAGTCCGGGGACTGGGACGCCGACGCCGGTGGGGACAGATAGGGCTGGGACGCAGAGTccggggcgggggagggtcAATGGGAACGGGGttgtcaaggaggaggaggggagggtgaagagggaggggtcgtcgtcggccgaggagaggagggcggcggctgTTAGGGCGAGTGTGGAGAATGGGGATTCGGATGCGGCGTTGAAGGCTGCGGCGAATGAGTTGGGGGTTCATGagaatggggatggtggtggtggggggttggtgtccccTGGGCCGATGCTGGCGGCGATCAAGAGGAAGAGtgccgagttggaggatgCGGTGGATGctgcggagagggaggcgaagaagattaAGTtgcaggatgatgaggatgagggggagatTAAGGGGTCTTGA
- a CDS encoding uncharacterized protein (COG:F; BUSCO:EOG09261D4D; EggNog:ENOG503NWET), protein MDPAPRPNALKSMGHRLSLTKLRRALSGRKKKLQEIQEPDEPYQTTPTTTKPEEGQEEEEGGEEGEDDDDDMNEGNTVIGLLGGGQLGRMLCEAANPLGIDIAILDEHNAPAKQAHNTNRHVVGSFKDPGRIKELAARSDYLSVEIEHVDTEVLEDIEKNGVPVEINGEIVTHRPPIHPSWRTLRLIQDKYLQKEHFKSSGKTIPIAEQIAIESGDAALDSLKKAGKQFGFPFMLKARKGSYDGRGNFKVDSEDDFAEAIKALGTLPLYAEKWAPFVKELAVMVIRTEDSDGKLKNCVAYPAVETIHEDSICTKVFMPPRDVSEDICEKARKLATEVISTLWGRGVFAVEMFLLEDASLMINEVAPRPHNSGHYTIEAVPYMSQYKAQLHAVLDLPVPDKLIPRVQSSIMLNILGGAKPDSHHHLSGLARSTYDDDMDVYLHLYNKESKPSRKIGHITLTGFCSVQELEAKAKPFIDLVDQIRLDRLEATSETLRPTQETNGSAKPAEKAPVEPATDNHVEAQELSAEAASSDKPLVLVTMGSDSDLPVLKAGLDILKEFNVPYALDITSAHRTPKYMMKVADEAAGKGIKVIIAAAGGAAHLPGMISSETPLPVIGVPVKATHLDGIDSLLSIVQMPRGVPTATVGINNSTNAALLAIRILGAFVPEYQQAMKKYQVDMEEAVIVKGTKLREGGDAAYLAGMKK, encoded by the exons ATGGATCCGGCTCCCCGTCCCAACGCCCTCAAGTCGATGGGCCATAGGCTGTCACTGACCAAACTAAGAAGAGCGTTGAGTGGCAGGAAAAAGAAGCTTCAGGAGATCCAGGAACCCGACGAACCCTACcagacaacaccaacaacaaccaaaccaGAGGaggggcaagaagaagaagaaggaggagaagaaggagaagacgacgacgacgatatGAACGAAGGAAACACTGTCATCGGCCTGCTGGGTGGAGGGCAGTTGGGCCGCATGCTTTGTGAGGCCGCGAACCCCCTGGGAATCGACATTGCCATTTTGGACGAACACAATGCGCCGGCCAAGCAGGCGcacaacaccaaccgccaCGTTGTTGGCTCTTTCAAGGACCCCGGGCGCATCAAAGAGCTCGCTGCCCGCTCTGACTATCTCTCAGTTGAGATTGAGCACGTCGACACCGAGGTGCTCGAGGACATTGAGAAGAATGGCGTCCCCGTTGAGATCAACGGTGAGATTGTTACTCACAGACCACCAATTCACCCATCATGGAGAACTCTCCGTCTCATTCAGGACAAGTATCTCCAAAAGGAGCACTTCAAGTCCAGCGGCAAGACGATCCCTATTGCTGAGCAAATAGCCATCGAGTCTGGCGATGCCGCCCTTGACTCGCTCAAAAAGGCTGGCAAGCAGTTTGGTTTCCCATTCATGCTCAAGGCTCGCAAGGGGAGTTATGATGGAAGAGGAAACTTCAAGGTcgacagcgaggatgatTTTGCGGAAGCGATCAAGGCTCTGGGAACACTGCCTCTTTATGCCGAGAAGTGGGCTCCCTTCGTCAAGGAGCTCGCTGTTATGGTCATCAGGACAGAGGACAGCGacggcaagctcaagaacTGTGTCGCCTACCCGGCAGTTGAGACCATTCACGAGGACAGCATTTGCACCAAGGTGTTCATGCCCCCAAGAGACGTCTCTGAGGATATCTgtgagaaggcgaggaaacTTGCTACCGAGGTTATCAGCAcattgtgggggaggggtgtctTTGCCGTAGAGATGTTCCTCCTCGAGGATG CTTCTCTCATGATCAACGAGGttgctcctcgccctcacaACTCTGGCCACTACACTATCGAGGCAGTCCCTTACATGTCCCAGTACAAGGCTCAGCTCCACGCTGTTCTTGATCTCCCGGTCCCGGACAAGCTCATCCCCAGAGTCCAGTCCTCCATCATGCTGAACATTCTCGGTGGAGCCAAGCCAgactctcaccaccacctctccggTCTGGCGCGGAGCACatacgacgacgacatggacGTCTATCTCCACCTATACAACAAGGAGTCCAAGCCTAGTCGTAAGATCGGtcacatcaccctcaccggATTCTGCTCAGTCCAAGAGCTCGAGGCCAAGGCGAAGCCCTTTATCGATCTCGTCGACCAAATCAGACTTGACCGCCTCGAGGCCACCTCGGAAACTCTCCGTCCTACCCAGGAGACCAACGGCTCGGCCAAGCCTGCGGAAAAAGCCCCCGTAGAACCTGCTACCGATAACCACGTTGAGGCCCAAGAGCTGTCTGCTGAGGCAGCCTCCAGTGACAAGCCCCTGGTCCTGGTAACAATGGGCTCCGACTCTGACCTCCCCGTCCTCAAAGCTGGCTTGGACATCCTGAAGGAGTTCAACGTCCCCTATGCGCTGGATATCACCTCGGCCCACCGCACACCAAAGTACATGATGAAGGTGGCCGACGAGGCGGCTGGCAAGGGCATCAAGGTGATTATCGCTGCTGCCGGTGGAGCGGCTCACTTGCCGGGTATGATCTCTTCTGAGACGCCGCTGCCGGTGATTGGTGTGCCGGTCAAGGCTACGCACTTGGATGGGATTGATAGTTTGTTGAGTATTGTGCAGATGCCG AGAGGCGTCCCTACTGCTACGGTGGGTATCAACAACTCGACTAATGCTGCGCTGTTGGCGATCAGGATCTTGGGGGCGTTTGTGCCAGAGTATCAGCAGGCTATGAAGAAATATCAGGTTGatatggaggaggcggtgattGTGAAGGGGACTaagttgagggaggggggggatgcgGCTTATCTGGCGGGGATGAAGAAATAG
- a CDS encoding uncharacterized protein (EggNog:ENOG503NWKC; COG:T), whose product MIAKATPALKTVRGFNNTPGASGDEDSDHCGCPAAPKTPSRRAQKATHLLDDVVSANCSPMLKPVTSPGISGIGKLRMQIENFSLNSNDTTAASSRASSLTRSSEHQASSPFSSETTISSGRRDSRPLSRGSTLKSRTSSSDETASVGSTSYEINLEHDFVSDVPNAASEAVPPRPKMTADDFEPLKCLGKGTYGTVLLVKEKATGRLFAQKQFKKASLVVHKKLVEQTKTERQILESVNRHPFVVKLYYAFQDQEKLYLILEYGQGGELFTHLSTERMFSEETAAFYMAEMVLALSHLHQNLGVVYRDLKPENCLLDSQGHLLLTDFGLSKVAVDSDTCNSILGTVEYMAPEVIQGKKYGKAVDWWSLGALGFDLMTGNPPFRGPNNKKIQDNIIKQKLVLPYFLGPDAKDLLTRLLRKDPAKRLGSNMPKDLETIKKHRFFRKINWKALQAREVEPPIQPYISDPELAENFSAEFTELSLSPVVSRFDQAGSWGGREMGSVPGVGRREAVDRDDPFGGFSFVASSSLLESHGFGGMQRI is encoded by the coding sequence ATGATTGCAAAGGCGACGCCCGCGCTCAAGACGGTGCGCGggttcaacaacacccccggGGCCTCTGGCGATGAGGACTCTGATCATTGCGGCTGCCCCGCGGCCCCAAAGACCCCTAGCAGGCGGGCCCAGAAGGCGACCCACCTGTTGGACGACGTCGTCAGTGCTAACTGCAGCCCTATGCTGAAGCCCGTTACCTCCCCTGGCATAAGCGGCATAGGAAAGTTGCGTATGCAAATCGAGAACttcagcctcaacagcaacgacaCGACCGCCGCTTCTTCCCGtgccagctccttgacccGCAGCAGCGAGCACCAGGCCTCCTCGCCGTTCTCCAGCGAGACTACGATCAGCAGCGGCCGCCGTGACAGCCGCCCCCTTTCCCGTGGAAGCACTTTGAAGAGCCGCACCAGCAGTAGCGATGAGACGGCTTCGGTGGGATCTACCAGTTACGAGATCAACCTCGAGCACGACTTTGTCAGCGATGTCCCCAACGCTGCTAGCGAGGCTGTGCCTCCCCGTCCTAAGATGACGGCGGACGACTTTGAACCTCTCAAGTGTCTCGGGAAGGGAACCTATGGAACCGTCTTGCtcgtcaaggagaaggccacaGGCCGCCTTTTCGCGCAGAAGCAGTTCAAAAAGGCCTCTCTCGTCGTGCACAAGAAGCTGGTGGAGCAAACCAAGACGGAGCGCCAGATCCTCGAGAGCGTCAACCGTCACCCTTTTGTTGTCAAGCTGTACTACGCCTTCCAGGACCAGGAGAAACTGTACCTCATCCTCGAGTACGGCCAGGGTGGCGAGCTGTTCACTCATCTCAGTACGGAAAGGATGTTCAGCGAAGAGACTGCCGCCTTTTACATGGCCGAGATGGTTCTCGCCTTGTCTCATCTCCACCAGAACCTGGGCGTGGTTTACCGCGATCTCAAGCCGGAGAACTGCCTCCTCGACTCTCAGGGCCACCTTTTGCTGACCGACTTTGGCCTTTCCAAAGTGGCAGTCGACTCGGACACGTGCAACTCGATCCTGGGAACGGTCGAGTACATGGCTCCGGAGGTGATTCAAGGCAAGAAGTACGGCAAGGCGGTTGACTGGTGGTCTTTGGGCGCGCTTGGTTTCGATCTCATGACTGGGAACCCCCCCTTTCGCGGaccaaacaacaagaagattcaggacaacatcatcaagcagaAGTTGGTGCTGCCTTACTTTTTGGGTCCGGACGCGAAGGATCTCCTTACCAGATTGCTGCGCAAGGATCCCGCCAAGCGCCTGGGGAGCAACATGCCGAAGGATCTGGAGACGATCAAGAAGCACAGGTTCTTCCGCAAGATCAACTGGAAGGCGCtgcaggcgagggaggtggagccGCCGATTCAGCCGTATATTTCTGACCCGGAGCTGGCGGAGAATTTCTCGGCCGAGTTTACCGAGCTGAGCTTGAGTCCGGTTGTGTCGAGGTTTGATCAGGCGGGAAGTtggggcgggagggagatggggagtgtGCCGGGAgtgggcaggagggaggcTGTTGATAGGGATGATCCTTTTGGGGGTTTTAGTTTTGTGGCTTCGAGCAGCTTGTTGGAGAGTcatgggtttggggggatgCAGAGGATTTAG
- a CDS encoding uncharacterized protein (EggNog:ENOG503P3TQ) codes for MILLSQANSKTMTIQLRLTGGLSRALLSNGVRGGVKLSTCPHIITTARALSSLTSTTTTTTTTTTRPEILRLGSHQSLLILRATYASRPNSQTSTQNVALEEQALLAAAEKAKGGQQQQQQQQQQGHGKKEKTEYPERLMIYHAGTGKTTFLGTLRFATLLLFAGFGLVLTPHYIKSGAPPQYPLASLACGLIPLLYVGYFTTPFVTFIHLRLPPYARWSTPILQRFAKTAPPNTQVDITTLSLTGTPRHSSMMLSDLKPTRERFGMVNFTRDTTAVNEKRKWAGWVWKDIAEGIGSRAGEKGVGGGGKKTGQ; via the exons ATGATTCTGCTTTCACAAGCCAATTCTAAAACCATGACAATTCAATTGAGACTAACTGGAGGCTTATCTCGAGCACTGCTCAGCAACGGGGTGCGGGGAGGTGTCAAACTGTCAACATGCCCTCATATTATTACCACCGCCCGAGCTCTCTCATCActcacatcaacaaccacaacaacaacaacaacaacaaccagaccAGAAATCCTCAGACTAGGGAGTCATCAATCCTTACTTATCTTGAGAGCAACTTATGCATCCAGACCCAACTCTCAAACCTCCACCCAAAATGTAGCACTCGAAGAGCAAGCCCTGCTCGCCGCAGCAGAAAAAGCCAAGGGGgggcaacaacagcaacagcaacagcagcaacaaggccacggaaaaaaggaaaagaccG AATACCCCGAACGCCTAATGATCTACCACGCCGGCACAGGCA AAACAACCTTCCTCGGCACCCTCCGCTTcgcaaccctcctcctcttcgccggcTTCGGCCTAGTCCTAACCCCCCACTACATCAAATCCGGCGCCCCCCCCCAGtaccccctcgcctccctcgcctgcggcctcatccctctcctctaCGTCGGCtacttcaccacccccttcgtgaccttcatccacctccgcctGCCCCCCTACGCCCGCTGGTcgacccccatcctccagcgATTTGCCAAAACAGCCCCGCCAAACACCCAggtcgacatcaccaccctcagccTGACGGGGACGCCCCGCCACTCGTCCATGATGCTGTCTGATCTCAAGCCGACAAGGGAGCGCTTCGGCATGGTGAATTTCACGCGGGATACGACGGCGGTCAACGAGAAGaggaagtg GGCGGGGTGGGTCTGGAAGGATATCGCCGAGGGGATTGGGAGTAgggctggggagaagggggtgggtggtggcgggaAGAAGACTGGGCAGTAA
- the DUS4 gene encoding tRNA dihydrouridine synthase (EggNog:ENOG503NV32; COG:J), giving the protein MENPLNQEFIHPLKLFEVAKNEKRLLYTSAPMLAFRQTVHHYGTDLCWTPMILAKEFNRNKFARDSDFTISTAGPQPPTIVQFGANVPQELARASSLVVPFASGVDLNCGCPQSWACSSTLGAALMEKRELVRDMVLETRSQLHQDGWDVSGLEKDINSPKGRSVSIKIRVHKDLRKTIDFITTLLAPCSLTTTRPIDFLTIHPRTRQTPSSTPINVESLSILTSTFGTQVPILLSGDVFTLDSLPFTSPFHNTLSSSSSPPEHNIPHLSGLMSARALLANPALFSGRNSCPWEAVEYFLNKTIKAPMPFKLVLHHINEMCSPGMGPSQKDKVALLNKQERAELMKVGDMVELIDFLEEKKPGGIGRM; this is encoded by the exons ATGGAGAACCCACTGAACCAAGAGTTCATACA tcccctcaaactcttcGAGGTTGCCAAAAATGAGAAACGTCTATTATACACCTCCGCCCCCATG CTCGCCTTCCGCCAAACAGTCCACCACTACGGCACCGACCTCTGCTGGACGCCCATGATCCTCGCCAAAGAATTCAACCGCAACAAATTCGCCCGCGACAGCGacttcaccatctccaccgccggcccccaaccaccaaccatcgTCCAATTCGGCGCCAACGTCCCCCAAGAACTCGCCCgagcctcctccctcgtcgtcCCATTCGCCTCAGGAGTAGACCTCAACTGCGGCTGTCCCCAGTCATgggcctgctcctccaccctcggcGCCGCCCTCATGGAAAAGCGAGAACTAGTCCGCGACATGGTCCTCGAAACTCGATCCCAACTCCACCAAGACGGCTGGGATGTCTCAGGGTTAGAAAAGGATATCAACAGTCCCAAAGGCAGGAGCGTCAGCATCAAGATACGAGTCCACAAAGATCTCCG AAAAACCATCGACTTCataaccaccctcctcgccccaTGCTCCctaaccaccacccgacCAATCGacttcctcaccatccacccccgAACCCgccaaaccccctcctccacccctaTCAATGTCGAGTCCCTCTCCATCCTAACCTCCACCTTCGGAACTCAagtccccatcctcctctcagGCGACGTCTTCACCCTCGACTCCCTCCcattcacctcccccttccacaacaccctttcctcctcttcttccccaccaGAGCATAacatcccccacctctccGGCCTAATGTCCGCCCGCGCCCTCCTCGCAAACCCAGCCCTCTTCTCCGGCAGAAACTCCTGCCCCTGGGAGGCAGTCGAATACTTCCTCAACAAAACAATCAAAGCGCCCATGCCCTTCAAGCTCGTCCTGCACCACATCAACGAGATGTGCTCCCCAGGCATGGGCCCAAGCCAAAAAGACAAGGTCGCCTTGCTGAACAAGCAGGAGAGGGCAGAGTTGATGAAGGTCGGGGACATGGTTGAGCTGATTGACTTtctcgaggagaagaagcccggTGGGATAGGGAGGATGTGA
- a CDS encoding uncharacterized protein (COG:A; BUSCO:EOG09262CXO; EggNog:ENOG503NVIW) yields MTRNQPKIQTKSIPTAVMMHPSRRAYVEEADTEDRGSGGIDIDAIPIDRDYDIPGAGAGIAPERASAIISQFERKRFAATIAVPTDDGRVRAKLRELGEPITLFGEGPVDRRDRLRELLTEQAQQATGQESADVEMQDASNDEEAEEQEEEFYSRGTQELLDARIEIAKFTIPRAKRRVEFQKKEATIPLRTHVKFRKEIKERLQTFELQASQTAGDRHVSMTRFSPDGQMIATGNWGGQVKLIDIPTLEHRKTLRGHTNKISGLAWRPGATLPEANISEDTVNLASGGAEGQVHLWSLNQDTPLSTLSGHSQRVCRVEFHPSGKYLASASEDTSWRLWDVETTTELLLQEGHSRGVYAVSFNTDGSLLASAGLDSIGRIWDLRSGRTVMILDGHLDGHIKPIYGLDWSPDGHRVLTASADGWIKCWDVRKVQRTGGIGAHTSAVSDVRWFKGMDEPVDGKPPGEDDKGNQLPKKSGTFLVSSGFDHKVNIFSADDWALAQSLSGHTGPVASVDVSRDGKWIISGGHDRTVKLWGRNDATGVYGDF; encoded by the exons ATGACCAGGAACCAGCCAAAAATACAAACAAAATCAATACCCACCGCAGTCATGATGCACCCATCACGTAGGGCGTatgttgaggaggctgatACTGAG GACCGAGGAAGTGGAGGCATTGACATAGATGCCATTC CAATCGACCGCGACTATGACATCCCCGGAGCCGGCGCAGGCATTGCGCCCGAGAGAGCATCAGCCATCATCTCACAATTCGAGCGTAAGCGATTCGCCGCCACTATCGCGGTCCCAACCGACGATGGACGTGTCCGCGCCAAACTTCGAGAGCTAGGCGAGCCTATCACGCTGTTCGGCGAAGGACCGGTCGATCGACGCGACAGGTTACGAGAGCTTCTTACCGAGCAGGCGCAGCAGGCGACAGGCCAGGAGAGCGCAGATGTGGAGATGCAGGATGCTAGCAACGACGAGGAAGcggaagagcaagaggaagagtttTACTCTCGGGGAACACAGGAGCTTCTCGATGCCCGAATAGAAATCGCCAAGTTTACGATCCCCCGAGCGAAACGGCGCGTCGAGTTtcagaagaaggaggctaCGATTCCTCTCCGTACCCATGTCAAGTTCAggaaggagatcaaggagcgGCTTCAGACGTTTGAATTGCAAGCCAGTCAGACTGCGGGAGATCGTCATGTGAGCATGACGAGGTTTTCGCCAGATGGACAGATGATTGCGACTGGAAATTGGGGCGGTCAAGTCAAGCTTATCGATATACCGACTTTGGAGCATCGCAAGACGCTGCGAGGACATACCAACAAGATCAGCGGTTTGGCCTGGAGGCCTGGTGCTACCCTTCCCGAGGCCAACATCTCGGAGGACACGGTCAACCTTGCTTCGGGTGGTGCAGAGGGCCAGGTTCATCTTTGGTCACTAAATCAAGATACACCGCTATCGACGCTCTCTGGGCACTCGCAAAGAGTATGCCGTGTCGAGTTTCACCCTTCTGGAAAATACCTCGCATCTGCGTCTGAGGACACGTCGTGGAGGCTGTGGGATGTCGAAACAACAACCGAACTGCTTCTTCAAGAGGGACACTCGCGGGGAGTGTACGCCGTAAGCTTCAACACCGACGGGTCCTTGCTGGCCAGTGCAGGTCTGGACAGTATTGGAAGAATCTGGGATTTGCGGTCGGGACGGACAGTCATGATTCTCGACGGGCATCTGGATGGCCACATCAAGCCAATCTACGGGCTGGACTGGAGTCCGGACGGGCACCGGGTCCTCACGGCCTCGGCAGATGGATGGATCAAATGCTGGGACGTGAGAAAAGTGCAGAGGACAGGCGGAATTGGTGCGCACACAAGCGCGGTATCAGATGTCAGATGGTTCAAGGGGATGGATGAGCCCGTTGACGGGAAGCCACCAGGCGAGGACGACAAGGGAAACCAGTTGCCAAAGAAGTCTGGGACGTTTTTGGTGTCGTCTGGGTTTGACCACAAGGTCAACATTTTCTCGGCTGATGACTGGGCTCTTGCTCAGTCGCTGAGCGGCCATACTGGCCCAGTAGCGAGTGTCGATGTAAGCCGGGACGGCAAGTGGATCATCAGCGGTGGACATGATCGGACTGTCAAGTTATGGGGTCGTAATGATGCAACCGGTGTGTATGGTGACTTTTAG